Part of the Burkholderia sp. FERM BP-3421 genome, CGTGCGCGCATGCGCCGGGTCGTTGTTCGCCTTGACCGAGCCGGCCCACGGATCATTCGGGTTGGGCGACCACAGGCTCGTGCAGTTGTAGCCGGAAATCGCACCGATGCCCTGCTGGCAGATCTTGCCGGTGTCGGTGGCGACCGTGTACGAATCGCGCTTGCCCCATTCGCGCGACAGCTCGATCCCGGTCGTGAAGCTGTGCTTGAACGGGCCGGTGCGGAATTCGCCGAACAGTTCGGTCTGGTTCGCGATGCTGTTGATCGCGCTGTTGCGGTTGTTGTTGCGGCGCCAGACCTTGCCGTTGATCACGTTGCCCTGGCTGTCGTCGGGTTGGGTCCAGATGTAGTCCTGGGTCGATTCGGTGTAGCGCGTGGTGTTGCGCAGCGTCAGCGACGGCGTGATGTCGTGCTCGATCCGCACCGTCGTGATGTCCGAGGTGGTCTTGCGGAAGTCGCGGTTGACCAGGCCGTAGAAGTTGTGGCGGTCGACCGGGGCGGGGTAGATCGTGTCGACGTTCGCGGGCTTGTTGCCGGTCGTGTAGAAGTACGGGATGCCGCCGTCGGGCAGATCGTCGGTCGACAGGTGGTAGTAGCTCGCGGTGACGCGGGTCGCCGTGCCGAGGCCGAACGCGACCGACGGGGCAACGCCCCAGCGCTCGTTGTTCACCGCATCGCGGCCGGCCACGTCGTTGTTGTGGCTCATCAGGTTCAGGCGGAACGCCGCGTGTTCGGAGAACTGCCAGTTGCCGTCCGCCGTGAAGCGCCGGTAGCGGTCGGTGCCGAGGCCCGCGCTGCCCGCCGCGGTGGTGCCGAGGTGCGGCATCTTGGTGACGGTGTTGATGCTGCCGCCCGCGCCGCCGCGGCCGCCGAACGCGCCGTCGGAGCCGCGCGTGACCTCGATGGTCTCGGTGTTGAAGATCTCGCGCGTGGTCGCGCCGGCATCGCGCATGCCGTCGACGAACATGCTGCCCTGCGTGTCGTAGCCGCGCAGGAACGGGCGATCGCCAAGCGGATTACCGCCTTCACCCGCGCCGAACGTGATGCCGGGCACGGTGCGCAGCGCCTCGGCCAGGGTCGTCGCGCCGGTGCTGCGGATCAGTTCCTGTGGAATCACGGTGACCGATTTCGGCGTATCGACGAGCGGCGCGGTGAACTTGATCGACGACGCGGTATCCGCCTTGAAGCCGTGGTCGGCCTGGCCTTTCACCTGGATCGGCGCGAGATGGTTTTCTGCGGTGGCGGGCGGCGCGGCATCCTGGGCGAATGCCGGCGTGGCGGCGAGCACGCCGCAAAGCGTGGTGAACTGGCCGAGCTTGCGCTCGTCGATACGCGACTTCATGAACGGTTATTCCTTGTGCCGGAGCGTGATGGAAAGGCCGCCGTGTTGCGCTTGGCGACCTCGTCACATTTATTACAGATTGTTTTCGATGGGCATTCTAGTGAATAACTTCATGAATGAGAAGCGTTCTTGTTACGTATTCTTGAACAAATCTCAAATTCGCAGCCAAATTGACGCAACGTCGGCGAAAAATGCGGGGCTCGATTCAGACGGGCAAGGCGGCGCGCGGCCGCGACGGCCGGCGTGGAACGGCGCCGGGCAGGGGGCCCGGCGCCGATGTGTAACAGATGGGAGGCTTAGTCGACGCCGTGGAACACCGCGTCCTCGGGGCCGAGGTACGCGGGCGGGCGCCACGCGGCGTCGCGCATCGAATGCGGCACCTGGTGCTCGACGCCCAGCAGCACCGCGAAGATCGCCATCCGCACCGGAATGCCGTTGTCGGTCTGGCGGAAGATCGCGAGGCGCGGGTCGCGGTTCAGGTCGGTCGACAGGTCGTTCGCGCCGGGTCGGCTGTCGCGCGGCAGCGGGTGCATGATCAGCGTGTCGGGGCCGCACACCGCGTCGACGAGCGCCTGGTTGATCTGGAAATCCGGGGTGTAGCCCTCGAACGATTCGTCGGTGAAGCGCTCCTTCTGGATCCGCGTCGCGTAGACGACGTCCGCGCCCGCGAGGCCCTTCGCGAGGTCCTGGGTCTGTTCGACCACGTGGCCGTGGCGCGAGATCTGGTCGAGGATGTAGGCCGGCATCTCCAGCATCGGCGGCGACACCAGCGTGAACTTCAGGCCGCGATACAGCGCGAGCAGCTTGACGAGCGAGTGGACGGTGCGGCCGTATTTCAGGTCGCCGACGAGCGCGATGTGCGCGCCGTCGACGATCTTGCCGAGCCGCGAGAACTCGCGCTGGATCGTGTACAGGTCGAGCAGCGCCTGGCTCGGATGCTCGCCGGGGCCGTCGCCGCCGTTGATCACGGGCAGGTTGATCGCGCGCGCGAACTCGGCCACGGAGCCTTGCTCGGGATGGCGGATCACGAGCGCGTCGACGTAGCCCGCCATCACGCGGCTCGTGTCGTAGATCGATTCACCCTTCGCCATCGACGAGAACGTGAAGCCGGTGGTGTCGCACACCGAGCCGCCGAGCCGGCAGAATGCCGCGCCGAACGACACGCGCGTGCGCGTGCTGGCCTCGAAGAACAGGTTGCCGAGCACCGCGCCTTCCAGCACCCGCGAGATCTTGTGGCGGCGGGCGATCGGCTGCATCACGTCGGCGACGCGGAACAGCGCCTCGACCGAGTCGCGCGAGAACTGGTCGACCGACAGCAGCTGCGGCTTGCCCTCGAACAGGAATTGGTGCGATGCGCTCTGGGAATCTACGCTTTGCGTATATCCGTCGGCCGGGGCGGCGTGGGTGACGATTTCCGACACGAAGCGCTCGACGATCTCCGGCATGCTGCGCGATTCCTGCGAATCGTCGGGCAAGAGCCACGTGTCGAGGGCGCGTCGGCTGACGCCGATACGGTTCGCGAACGCTTCGCGGGTCATGTTGAGGCGGCGCATCGCGTCGCGGAGGAACGCTTGTTGAGGGACGGTCATCGGATGGCCTTCGGTGATGAAATATACGCGGTGCGTATATTAGGTCGGCGCCGGCCAAAGTCAAGAGAAACGTGTCCCCCAGGGGGCATGTGCGCGCTTCACCACGTTCGCTGTGCAATCGGATGCAGCGGCGCGACGGGTCCGTATAATCGGGACCGGTCCCCGCCCGATTGCGCGGCGGCATGCGTCGACGGCTCGCGGGCGCGAGCCCTTCTTTCCAAGGAGATTGCGAATGACTCGCTCGATTGCTGCAGTACTGCTGATCCTCACCGCCGCGCTCGCCGGCTGCAATACGATCGCCGGCGCCGGCCAGGACATCTCGAAGGGGGGCCAGGCGATTTCGGATACGGCCGAAAAGGCGAAGTAAGTCCGGCTGTTCGAAGCGCCGCATCACGGGCCCGCTTGCGCGGGCCCGTTTTCATTTGGGGAGGCGGGTCTTGCCGCTCAGGCGCGCACGATCGTCGCGCCCGCCGCGACGAGCGACTCGACGTGCGCCGCATCCGCGTCGCGCTCGACCACGATCGAGGTCGCGAGCGACAGGGCGCCGATCTGGTATTGCGAGGCCGCGTTGAGCTTGTCGGCGGACGCGAGCACGATGGTTTCCGCCGCGTGCGACGCCAGCGCGCGCTTCATGTAGGCCTCCTCCAGGTCGCCGGTGCTGAGCCCCGCGCGCGGGTGCACGCCCGTCACGCCCATGAAGTAGAGATCGGCGCGGATGGCCGAGAGCGCCTCGAGCGCGGCCGCGCCGACCGTGACGATCGAATGCTTGAAGAGCCGCCCGCCGATCACGATCACCTCGACGCCCGGATGCGCGACCAGCTCGACCGCGACGCTCGGGCTGTGCGTGACGACCGTGGCTTTCAGCGCGGGCGGCAACTGGCGCGCGAGTTCGACGGCGGTGGTGCCGCCGTCGAGGATCACCACCTGACCGTCCCCGATCAGGCGCGCGGCGGCTTGCGCGAGCGCGCGCTTGCCGTCGGATTCGAGCGGCACGCGCCGCGCGTAGTCGGCGTCGGCGGCCGACGCGGGCAGCGCGCCGCCGTGCACGCGCTGCAGCTTGCCTTCGGCGGCCAGCTCGCGCAGGTCGCGCCGGATCGTATCCTCGGATACGCCGAAGGTTTCGCTCAACTGCTTGGCCAGCACCTGGCCGTCACGCCGCAGCGCGGTGAGGATCGCGGTTTTTCTCTGGTCGGTGAGCATCGGTTGGGCTTGCACGAAAATTCTTGTTTTTGCATGAATCTGCACGATACCATCGGGTCTCGATTTCGACAACGGAGACGAACGATGACCCCGACCGCCGAGCGCGTGCGCATCCTGAAGACCGAGGTGCTGTCCGACGATTGGTACGTGCTCAAGAAGACCACCTTCGATTTCCTGCGTCGCGACCAGGTGTGGCAGCGACAGAGCCGGGAAACCTACGATCGCGGCAACGGCGCGACGATCCTGCTGCGCGACCGCGCGCGCGACACCGTGCTGCTGGTGCGGCAGTTCCGCTTGCCGGCGTTCGTCAACGGGCACGACGGGATGCTGCTGGAGGCGCCGGCCGGGCTGCTCGACCGCGCGACGCCGGATGCACGCATCCGCGAGGAGGTCGAAGAGGAGACGGGGTATCGCGTCGAACGGGTGGAGAAGGTGTTCGAGGCGTTCATGAGCCCCGGATCGGTGACCGAGAAGCTGTTCTTCTTCGTCGCCGACTACGACGCGGGCGCCAAGGTCGGCGGCGGCGGCGGCGTCGAGGCGGAGGGCGAGGATATCGAAGTGGTCGAACTGACGCTCGACGAGGCGCTCGCGATGGTCGGGCGCGGCGAGATCGTCGATGGCAAGACCATCATGCTGCTGCAGTACGCGGCGCTGGCGCGGCGCGCGCGGACGCTGGGCGAGGTGCGCGGCTGAGCACGCGGGCGGCGGCGCGGGGTGTCCGGGGCGGCGGCGGGACGGACGGCCGGCCAGTGCGTGACGATGTCGGGTGGCGGGACGTGGGGCCCGGTGTTCGCGCTGCCGGGTCGTCGCACGTAGCCGGCACGCCTGTCGGGTGCGTGCCGGCCGGGCCTCATTGGGCATCGGGCGTCGCCGGGCGGCAGCCGTGCTCCGGGTGGGCGGCCGCATCGGGCGGGCGGGCATTGCCGCGGTGGGCCTTTCCGGTCCGGCGCGGCAGCGCGCCCATCATGACGCCCGCCAGCACGAGCGACAGGCCGGCCATGCGCGCGGCGCCCAGCGGCTCGGCGAATGCGAGCGCGGCCAGCACCACGGCCGACGCCGGCGCGAGGGCGGTGAACAGGGCGGCTTCGGTGCCGCTCGTGCGCGCGGAGCCCGCGTACCACAGCAGATAGCCGAGTACGGTCGGCACCAGCGCGTAGTACGTGATCGCGGCCAGTGCGCCGAGGCTCGGCGCGATGTGCATCGCGCGCCATTCGAAGGCGGCCGGCACGAGCGACAGCGCGAGACCGAGGCCCGCCATCGTCGTCGACAGCGCGAGTGGCGCGAGCGCTTGCGTGAGGCGGCGGTTCAGCAGGATGAACACGGCTTCGCACGCGACCGCCGCCAGCACCAGGAGATCACCCGCGAGCGCGCGCCACGACCATGACGCGCTGCTGTCGAGCGTCACGGCCAGCGCGCCCGCGGTGGCGAGCGCGGCCGCGCACCAGTCGCGCGGAGTCTGGCGTTCGCCGAGCAGCAGCGCGGCGCACAGGGTCGACATCGCGGGCAGGGTGCCGAGCATGATGCCGGCATCGATGGCGGACGACAGATGCGTGCCGGCGATCAGCAGCACCGTGTAGCCGACCGCGCCGGCGGCGGCCTGCGCGAGCAGCAGCAGGCGGTCGCGTCGCGCGGGGCGCGGCCATGCTGTGCGGCGCAAGCGCATCAGCATACAGAACAGCGGCAGGGCGATCGCGAATCGCAGCGCGGTGGCGGTGAAGGGAGGGAGGCTGTCGCCCGCGAGGCGGCTCGCGACGACGGTGCTGCCCACGCCGAGCATCGCGAGCGACAGGTAGAGGTATCCGACATATCTTGAGTTCATGGCCGCGATCGTGCGCCGTGGATGCGCGGGCGTCTTGAACGGAATTGCGGAGGGGCGGGCGTGCGTCGCCCGCGGCCCGGCATCGTCAGCCATGACGAGTAGACGCAGGACATGGCGGTTCGCATTCGCCACCAGCCAGCCAAAGGCGCGGGAAGGCTTCGCGAAGGCGCGACCGTTTGGGACCGCGCTCCATCGCCAGGCGCGCCGTTTCCGGGCGACGTTTCTGAATTCCATCTGCGCCGAGTGGGGCGCCATGGGCCGCATCCACCGCGCAAACTATATTCAATAGCGCCTTGTTTGGTGGCTTGGCGCGCTTTCATTTTGCGTGGATTAAGGTATTTTAATTCAAGGTGGGGGATTCCATCCTTGGTCAGGTTTTTCGATATTTAAAGATTTTTGAGTTTTGAATATATTTTTTGAAGTGATTGATTGATATTTTTATGGGTTGAGTTGTTGGCTGGTGGATGGTGGGCAGGAGGTGAACGCAGTGCCTCGCTTGGGTGGGCTGTCCGGGCAAGGGGGCACATCAGGCGCTGGGGGGTATTCTGAACGAGCAAGTCAATTATTTTGACATTGATTGCTGCGTGAGAGGGTATCGGATTTCTGAATTTTCGATTTTTATATCTAATGAATTGTAAATTTATCCGATAACTGTCAGTGATGACGATGGTTTGCCGGAGCGGGTGGGGTACTGTTTCGGCCGGAAAGCTTGAGGGGGGGCTTTCTGAATATGAGTGCGAAGTGTGGGCTGCGGGAATGGTCAGTTTTTTGGAGGGGTAATGATTAATATATCGAATAATCGAAGATTGGCGTGCGTTATCTTGTCATCCGCGTTGGGAATGAGCCTCGCCGGTTGCGGCGGCGATGACGGTAGTGGTGCGCCATCCACGTTGACTGGGCAGTCGGCGGCGGTCAATGACGGCAGAAGCGCGATTGCCGCAACCCCTGATCAAGGCGCTGACAATAGCGCGCCATCGAGCAACGGGGCTGCCCAAGGCGGCGCCGCCGAGATATTGGGAGCCGCGGTCGATCTCGCATCGATCAACAAGACGGCAACGGCACTGGCCAAGCAAATGTCGCAAAGCCAGATGATGCAGATGTTGGGTACGCAGAATCCGCACGGGTGGGCGGGTTATATCACCGGCGTACCCAGTCTCGGGATACCCGATCTCATCATCAATGATTCGACCACCGGCGTTGGCGACTGGGCAGGCGCGATCGGGACGAATTTCCCATCGTCGATAGCGGTGGCCGCCAGCTGGGATCCGAATATCAGCTACCTTAACGGCGGTGAAATCGCCAGGCAGCTGCGTAGTTACGGCATCGGCCTGGGCCTGGGAGCGGGCGTCAACATGGTGCGTGATCCCAGGTATGGGCGAATATTCGAGTTCTTCGGCGAAGACCCTCTCCTGAGCGGCGTCATGCTCCGGCGGCGCACGGAAGCATCGCAGGACAATCATGTCATTGCCACGGCCAAGCATTTCGTCGGCAACGATCAGGAAACCAATCGCGTTGGCGTAGGGATGTCGTCAACCGGACAAGCATTGCCCGGAGGCAATTCCCAAATCGATGAGCGGACGCTGCGGGAACACTATCTCAAGCCGTTCGAGATCGCGATCAAGGGGCCCAATCCGCCCGGAAGCGTCATGTGCGCTTACAACTCCATCAATAATTTCCAAGCTTGCGAAAATAAGGCACTGTTGACCGACGTGCTGAAAACCGAATGGGGTTTCAACGGTCAGGTCGAGTCGGACTGGGACTCAACCGCCGCTCAGAATGTGATCGCGGCCATGAATGCCGGGACGGACGAGAAGGAAAGCAGCGTGAACTTGTCGCTCGTCGGCACTGCGTTGACCAGCGGAACGCTTTTGCCCGCTCGCCTCTTCAATATGGCAAAGCGCAAACTTTTCGCCATGATCCAGGCGGGGCTCGTTACCGCGCCTGGAGCCCCGGGGGAGATGACATTCGGGAAATTATTCGAGGCGGAGTATGGCGTGCTCTCTGGCGGCGCAACGAGCGCGTCCAACCATGCGGGCTACACGGGCGCCGGGTTCGTTGCCGGCCTTGACCCGGTCGGATCCCAGGTCGCCGCTACCTTGGCGGGGGTCCCGGCACAAGGACAATATAGTTTGCAGGTGCGTTACGCGAACACGACGGGCAACGACGGCCGGACCACGACGCGGACGATGGACGTGCTGGTCGATGGAGTCAGTGCCGGCCACCTCAGCTTGCCGGTAACAGGAAGCTGGAATACCTGGAAAGTCGTGGCCATGCCGCTTCAACTCGCTCCCGGGAACCACAGCGTGGTGCTTGCACACGATTCCAGCGCGAGTGGGACGGTCAACATCGACAGCTTCGCGGTGACACCGAGCAACGCTGATTTTCCGCCGGCGGCAATTCCGAGTGCGGGCCCCATCGATTTCGCGGCAGGACTCAACGTCGCCCAGACGGTTGCCGAGCAATCGATGGTTCTGCTCAAGAATTCGACGGCGTCGACGTCTTCAAGCAAGTTGCTCCCGCTTGATCCGACCAAGTCGCTCAAAATCGCGGTGATTGGCGGCGAGGCCGACCTGGCCATACTGGGTGGCGGCGGATCGGGAGGGACGGGCGCGGGCCAGCTTGGCTCATTCGGCGGCGTGACGACACTCGTCAACAGCAATTCCGGGAACGCGTCGACGGGATTGGAAACCTACAGTAAGGCCTGGAAGAAAATCCGGACGCCGATCGTGGCGGCCATCAAACAGGTCGCGCCCGGCGCGACTGTGACTTACGCGGGCTATAGCTCCGATCCGACCACGAATCCCTTCAGGAACTACACCCAGGCCGAGGTCAACAATGCTGTCGCCACGGCCAGGAACGCGGATGTCGCCATTGTCGTCGTGACGCAGATCGCCGGTGAGCAGATTGATCTGCCCAGTTTGACGCTGGCGAATCCGGCCAATCAGGATGGCCTTGTACAACAGATCGCGGCAGTCAATCCGAGGACGATCGTCGTTGTCGAAAGCGGCAATCCTGTGCTCATGCCTTGGAAAGATCAGGTGCCCGCCATCGTCGAGGCCTGGTATCCAGGCGAAGGCGGCGGCATGGCTCTGGCCAATATCCTGTTCGGCAAGGTCAATCCTTCCGGCAAACTTCCGCTGACCTTCCCTGCCCGCGAAAATCAGACGCCGACGGGCGGCGGTACATTCTCGAACAATCCGATCTATAAGGAAGGTCTGAACGTCGGCTACGCCTGGTATGACAGTCGTGGCGAGTCGCCGCTCTTTGAATTCGGATTCGGCCTGTCTTATACGACCTTTGCCTATTCGGGGCTCGCGGTCAGTGCGGCCGCCGACGGCACCAAGACCGTGAGGTTCTCGGTGACGAACACCGGATCCATGGACGGACAGGAAGTCGCTCAGGTCTACATGGCATTTCCGAGCGGCTTCGGTGAGCCGCCCAAGCGTCTGGTGAACTGGGCCAAGGTGGCGCTCAAGGCGGGCGAAACCAGGAACGTCGCCGTTGTCGTCCCGCCGGACAGGCAAAGCTATTGGGATACCGGTGCCCACAAATGGGTTTATATGCCAAATGGTTCCGTGCTGGTCGGGGCCTCATCGAGAGATATCCGCTTATCCCGTTGAAGGGGCGGCACGTCGTGGTGACCGTCTTCTGAAGACGCCGGATCGACACATCCGCTCCAGCCGCTCATCGACCTGATTGCGATTGAACCGGCTGGAGCCGCATCGTGCGATAGGTATTCGCTTGCTGGGTTGTGGTCGATCCTGCGGATCTCGGGTGACTGATAGATGGACCATTGACCGGCAGGCATTGAACGTTCAGGTATCGGCCGATCGCGAATCGCGGCGCGACGCCGCGATTCGCGCAGATTGCCGGGAAATCCGGTTGGTCACAGCCTGCTCCCTGGTCGGCATTTCGCGAACGAGCCGGCAGGGGTCGACAGCGGCTCAGTACTGCGAAGTATTTGGCGGATCGACGCGTGTTGAAACAGCGCGCCGGACACGACATTCAACCATTGGATGAATGGCAGGCACTTCAGGCGCTGGAGCGCTTCGCATCACGCTCACGAGGAGGGGCAATGCAACGCATGAATCAACTGGAATACCGCGCGAAACAGCAGCGGATCCTTCAGTGGCGGCGACTGGCCGTGCTGTCCACGCTGTCCGCGGCGCTGCTCGCGGGCGGCTGCAACGGCGACGGGTCCGGCGAGGGCGGATCCGTCGCCGGCAACACGCTCGCCTCGCCGGCCGACAGCACGACAGCGACCGGTTCGCCGGGCGCCGTCGCGCCGGGCGCCGTCGCATCGGGCGCGGTCGCATCGGGCGCCGTTGGCGCCTGGGACGGCAAGACCTTCCAGATCGATCGGCCCAACGTCGTTGCCCGATCGAACATCGTGCTGAGCCAGCCGAACCTGGCCGCCAGCCAGGCGATGCCGCTCGGCAACGGGCGCCTCGGTGTCGCGCTGTGGTCGGCGAACGGCCTGACGGCCCAGCTCAATCGTGCCGATACCTTGCCGAAACGCTACTCGCCGGGGCAGGTCGTCATTCCGGGGTTGTCCGCGCTGACCGGCGCCGCCGACTACACCGGCCGCCTCGATCTGTACAACGGCGAGTTTCGCGAGAGCGGCGGCGGCATGACCGCGACCGCCTACGTCCAGCCCGACACCGATGCGCTGGTGATCGATGTCACGGGCGCCAATCCCGCCCAGCCACAGACCGCGATCCTGAAGCTGTGGTCGCCGCGCACGCCGTCCGCGACGCTCAGCGGGAATGCCGTCGGCGTGCTCTCGCAGTCGTGGACCGACGGTGTCAAGGGCGACGTCAAAGGGAGTTCGGGGCGGACCTTCGGTGCGCTCTCGGCGATCACGGCGCAGGGCCGTCATGTCACGGCGTCGGTCACGGACCCGCTGACGGTGACGGTGACTTTCACGCCGAACGCCGACGGAACCTTCCGCATTGTCGCGGGCGCGCCCCACTATGACGGCAGCCAGCCGATCGCGGCGCTGGCGGCCGCCAGCGTGGCGGATACCTTGCCGAGCGCGCACGTCAGCGCCTGGAACGACTTCTGGTCGCGGGCCGGGCTGATCAAGCTGACGTCGTCCGACGGTAGCGGCGAGTACATGGAAAATCTGAGGAACATCTACCTGTATTCGTCCGCCGCCGAAAACAAGGATGTTTATCCGGGCTCCCAGGCAGGCGTGGCGAGTCTGTTCTCGTCGGCTCAGGACGCGCATCAGTGGGACCCCGCCGCGTATTGGCACTGGAATCTGCGGATGCAGGTCGCGGCGAACCTGTCCGCTGGACTGCCCGACCTCAATGCGCCGTACTTCAATCTCTATCAGAGCAATCTCGCCGACATCGAGCAATGGACCACAGCCAACATGGGGGGGCGGTCGGGCATATGCGTGCCCGAAACGATGCGCTTCAACGGCCAGGGAATCGAAGAGGCGAATGGCGCCGTGGTCGGACTGGATTGCAGCGCAGGTTCCGCTCCTTTCTACAATGCCCGTACGCTGTCGACGGGGGCCGAGGTGTCGCACTTCATCTGGACACAATATCTCGCCACCAATGACCGGAGTTTCCTCGCCAAGCACTATCCGCTGATGGAGGCGGCTGCCCGCTTCATGCTTGCTTACCAAAGTGCCGGCACCGACAAGCTGCTCCACACATCGCCGACCAACGCGCATGAAACGCAATGGGACGTGAAGGATTCGACGACCGATCTCGCCGCCATCCGCACGCTCTATGCCGACACGCTGAGCGCGGGGCGGGTGCTGAACCAGGTTCCCGGGCAAGCCGTCGATGCGGTGCTCGCGGCGAAAATGAACGCGGCGCTGCCGCAGACCCCCGATTACCCGCGCACCCAGGCATCGGGATCACTGACGCTGTTGTCCGCCGCCGCGGATGCGGCGGGCGCCGACGTTATCGCGATGTCCTATCAGCCGGCGGCCGCCGCGCGTAATTCCGAGAACATCGGTCTCGAACCGGTTTGGCCATACGACCAGATCGGCGATGCGTCGCCGCTTTATACGCTGGCGAAGCGTACCTATATCAATCGTCCGAACAAGACGCAGAACGATTGGAGCTTCGATCCGATCCATGCGGCGCGACTGAGCCTGCCGGCCGAGGTGAAAAGCACGCTGGCGACGCTGACGGGCAATTACCAGAAATTCCCCAGCGGCTTCGCGAAATTCGTCGGCGACGAACCCTATGTCGAACAGATCGGCGTGGTCGCGACGACGCTCGCGGAGTCGCTGGTCCA contains:
- a CDS encoding glycosyl hydrolase family 95 catalytic domain-containing protein, with translation MQRMNQLEYRAKQQRILQWRRLAVLSTLSAALLAGGCNGDGSGEGGSVAGNTLASPADSTTATGSPGAVAPGAVASGAVASGAVGAWDGKTFQIDRPNVVARSNIVLSQPNLAASQAMPLGNGRLGVALWSANGLTAQLNRADTLPKRYSPGQVVIPGLSALTGAADYTGRLDLYNGEFRESGGGMTATAYVQPDTDALVIDVTGANPAQPQTAILKLWSPRTPSATLSGNAVGVLSQSWTDGVKGDVKGSSGRTFGALSAITAQGRHVTASVTDPLTVTVTFTPNADGTFRIVAGAPHYDGSQPIAALAAASVADTLPSAHVSAWNDFWSRAGLIKLTSSDGSGEYMENLRNIYLYSSAAENKDVYPGSQAGVASLFSSAQDAHQWDPAAYWHWNLRMQVAANLSAGLPDLNAPYFNLYQSNLADIEQWTTANMGGRSGICVPETMRFNGQGIEEANGAVVGLDCSAGSAPFYNARTLSTGAEVSHFIWTQYLATNDRSFLAKHYPLMEAAARFMLAYQSAGTDKLLHTSPTNAHETQWDVKDSTTDLAAIRTLYADTLSAGRVLNQVPGQAVDAVLAAKMNAALPQTPDYPRTQASGSLTLLSAAADAAGADVIAMSYQPAAAARNSENIGLEPVWPYDQIGDASPLYTLAKRTYINRPNKTQNDWSFDPIHAARLSLPAEVKSTLATLTGNYQKFPSGFAKFVGDEPYVEQIGVVATTLAESLVQDYDGLIRIAPAIPAGWDYDGTVYVRGNTRVDVQVRGGVPAGVVIEPGSNVALTVRNPWPGAKVTASSAGFAKPVQLSGSVLTLQPVGTQAIVLQKVGGGSLPVAPVSGAPATTAKHIGSVQIGL